A genome region from Alteripontixanthobacter maritimus includes the following:
- a CDS encoding GTPase domain-containing protein, whose product MTELHTEGTAINLSLISHTNAGKTTLARTLLGRDVGEVRDAAHVTDLASGYVLVQSGADTLMLWDTPGFGDTARLLDRLRLSGNPIGWMLTQVWDRFRERPLWSSQQAVKNAREQADVILYLVNAAEDPAAASYVALEMDVLEWIGKPVLLLLNQMGPPREDTTDEIMRWQNHLGERGIVAGALPMDAFARVWVQEGALLDTVAPLLPPEKAGAMAALKAEWEDINLARFRASMTALAEALAQAATDRESVRGSTWRDELGSALRAGRGERPETREAMTKLAERLAAGTHSSTDALIQLHGLSGKASRKVLERIAADYRSEEKTPEGAAALLGGLASGAVTGLAADLAAGGLTLGGGMIVGGILGALGGGGLARGINMAKGEDGSVVRWSDDFFADLVGTSLLRYLAVAHFGRGRGEWEEGEHPAFWHDRVRAVVEKHRETIDRLHRDARRMDAGELAGGIDDVMRQMGAQLLIDLYPKAAQVLSR is encoded by the coding sequence ATGACCGAGCTGCATACCGAAGGCACGGCCATCAATCTCAGCCTGATCAGCCATACCAACGCCGGCAAGACAACGCTGGCGCGCACCCTGTTGGGCCGCGATGTGGGCGAAGTGCGCGATGCTGCACACGTTACCGATCTGGCCAGCGGATATGTGCTGGTGCAATCGGGCGCGGACACGCTGATGCTGTGGGACACACCCGGCTTCGGGGATACTGCGCGCCTGCTCGACCGGCTGCGGCTGAGCGGCAATCCCATTGGCTGGATGCTGACGCAGGTGTGGGACCGGTTCCGCGAACGCCCGCTCTGGTCCAGCCAGCAGGCGGTCAAGAACGCGCGCGAGCAAGCGGATGTCATCCTCTATCTCGTCAATGCAGCGGAGGATCCGGCGGCGGCGAGCTATGTCGCGCTGGAAATGGATGTGCTGGAATGGATCGGTAAACCGGTGCTGCTGCTCCTCAACCAGATGGGTCCGCCGCGCGAGGATACGACGGACGAGATCATGCGTTGGCAAAACCACCTGGGTGAACGCGGCATCGTTGCGGGCGCATTGCCGATGGATGCGTTTGCGCGGGTGTGGGTGCAGGAAGGCGCACTACTGGATACCGTCGCGCCGTTGCTTCCGCCGGAGAAAGCGGGCGCGATGGCAGCGCTTAAGGCGGAATGGGAGGACATAAACCTCGCCCGCTTCCGCGCGTCCATGACCGCACTGGCCGAGGCGTTGGCGCAGGCTGCCACCGACCGCGAAAGCGTGCGCGGCTCCACCTGGCGCGACGAGCTGGGTAGCGCCTTGCGTGCAGGGCGCGGCGAACGGCCGGAAACGCGCGAAGCCATGACCAAACTGGCGGAGCGTCTGGCGGCGGGCACGCATAGCTCCACCGACGCGCTTATCCAGCTGCACGGATTGTCGGGCAAGGCATCGCGCAAGGTCCTGGAACGCATCGCCGCGGACTATCGTAGCGAGGAAAAAACACCCGAAGGCGCAGCAGCCTTGCTGGGCGGTCTGGCATCGGGCGCGGTGACAGGCCTCGCTGCAGACCTTGCCGCAGGTGGGCTGACGCTGGGCGGCGGCATGATCGTGGGCGGCATCCTTGGCGCGTTGGGCGGCGGCGGGCTGGCGCGCGGGATCAACATGGCCAAGGGCGAGGATGGCAGCGTGGTGCGCTGGTCGGACGATTTCTTCGCCGATCTCGTTGGCACATCGCTGCTGCGCTATCTCGCCGTGGCGCATTTCGGGCGCGGGCGCGGCGAATGGGAGGAAGGCGAACACCCCGCCTTCTGGCACGACCGCGTGCGCGCGGTGGTAGAGAAACACCGCGAAACCATCGACCGCCTGCACCGCGATGCGCGGCGTATGGATGCAGGCGAACTGGCCGGCGGGATCGATGATGTCATGCGCCAGATGGGTGCACAGCTCCTGATCGATTTGTACCCCAAAGCCGCACAGGTTCTTTCGCGGTGA
- a CDS encoding pseudouridine synthase, with the protein MSGTLVLFNKPFGVLSQFTDAKSPTERPTLSLYIDRPGVYPAGRLDRDSEGLLLLTDDGRLQARIADPKFKTPKTYLVQVEGEPDEAALEKLRGGLTLKDGPTLPAQARRIDPPDLWPRDPPVRFRKTVPDCWLEITIREGRNRQVRRMTAAIGHPTLRLVRWRIGDWSLDGLNSGDWLLNAPR; encoded by the coding sequence ATGAGCGGCACGCTGGTCCTGTTCAACAAGCCGTTCGGCGTGCTGTCGCAGTTCACCGACGCCAAGAGCCCTACCGAACGCCCCACCCTGTCGCTCTACATCGACCGGCCCGGCGTGTATCCCGCGGGCCGCCTCGACCGCGATAGCGAGGGGCTGTTGCTGTTGACCGATGACGGCAGATTACAGGCGCGCATTGCCGATCCGAAGTTCAAGACGCCCAAGACCTATCTTGTGCAGGTCGAAGGCGAACCGGACGAGGCTGCGCTGGAAAAACTGCGCGGCGGTCTGACACTGAAGGATGGGCCGACACTGCCCGCACAAGCTCGCCGAATTGACCCGCCCGACTTATGGCCGCGCGATCCACCGGTGCGCTTTCGCAAGACAGTGCCGGATTGCTGGCTGGAAATCACTATCCGCGAAGGCCGCAACCGCCAGGTCCGCCGGATGACTGCCGCCATCGGCCATCCCACCCTGCGGCTGGTGCGCTGGCGCATTGGCGACTGGTCGCTGGACGGCCTCAACAGCGGCGACTGGCTGCTCAACGCGCCGCGCTGA
- a CDS encoding potassium channel family protein: protein MSDKADIKKPIMVIGLGRFGSAVANSLLRMGHEVMGVDSDPGCVQAMAGSLTSVIEADTTDIEVLRRLGMEDFGAAVVGIGSDIEASVLTVLALSDLGVTSIWAKAVNDNHGRILERTGATNIVYPEARMGERVAHILTGQMIDFIEFDDEFAIAKMRAPTAIVDRTLEESGVREKFGVTVVGVKRPQADFVYAVPDTVVLADDLMIVSGTTAQVERFAATAKR, encoded by the coding sequence TTGTCGGATAAGGCAGACATCAAGAAACCGATCATGGTCATTGGCCTTGGGCGCTTCGGCAGTGCGGTGGCAAACTCGCTGCTACGCATGGGTCACGAGGTGATGGGCGTGGACAGCGACCCTGGCTGTGTGCAGGCGATGGCCGGATCGCTGACCTCCGTGATCGAGGCGGACACGACCGATATCGAAGTGCTGCGGCGGCTAGGGATGGAGGATTTCGGCGCGGCCGTGGTCGGCATCGGCAGCGATATCGAGGCCAGCGTGCTGACCGTGCTGGCGCTGAGCGATCTGGGCGTTACCAGCATCTGGGCCAAGGCGGTAAACGACAATCACGGCCGCATTCTGGAACGCACCGGAGCGACCAACATCGTCTATCCCGAAGCGCGGATGGGTGAGCGCGTGGCGCATATCCTGACCGGCCAGATGATAGATTTCATCGAATTCGATGACGAGTTCGCCATTGCAAAAATGCGCGCGCCCACCGCAATCGTGGACAGGACGCTGGAGGAAAGCGGGGTGCGCGAAAAGTTCGGCGTGACGGTTGTAGGGGTGAAGCGCCCGCAAGCGGATTTCGTCTATGCCGTACCCGATACCGTGGTGCTGGCGGACGATCTGATGATCGTATCGGGCACAACTGCACAAGTGGAACGCTTCGCCGCGACAGCCAAGCGCTGA
- a CDS encoding DUF2868 domain-containing protein: protein MNRPDGSKDGGAAMTEDDARRVLLVRAIEEEDAAGDLLTKQDRVAAHEAGRAALSGAGAKTGRKGDDLFLARRAEFAAGRLASRVPAIATALRATRWPRWIGWAVPLGAFLIGLTLNELASGRRLDLLAFPLIGMLAWNALVYFWMLVTLVPRSSKGGPGGLSRVLERLARLGQRGFDRATPVSRALGRFATDWSAASASLAAARSARILHLSAATFALGVVAGIYFRALGIEYRAGWESTFLGPESVHAAISLVLGPAAAVTGLVIPDVAGIAAMRWTGADSGLDSGGVNAGPWIILTTATVIGFVVIPRLVLALLAAVKTWRRRDSFTLPERDGFYFRRLLRGAHGRAGQVRVTPYAYHPDAGVREVLSALTQDALGDGTALQFDPPVDYGAEDDWLAAAEFDADDDHHLLLFTISSTPEHENHGAIASGLRDALAVKHPGTLVGAIIDESPFRERFGDNSASSARLATRGEAWDAVMGRAELASLRLDLAASDPEKAQLMEDLVTGKRHPRVIP, encoded by the coding sequence TTGAACAGGCCTGATGGCAGCAAGGATGGGGGCGCGGCGATGACGGAAGACGATGCACGGCGCGTGCTGCTGGTCCGCGCCATTGAGGAAGAAGATGCCGCGGGCGACCTGCTGACCAAGCAGGATCGCGTCGCCGCGCATGAGGCTGGGCGTGCCGCGCTGTCGGGCGCCGGGGCCAAAACTGGACGCAAGGGCGACGATCTGTTTCTTGCGCGCCGCGCCGAATTTGCCGCGGGTCGGCTTGCCAGCCGCGTTCCCGCAATCGCCACTGCCCTGCGCGCAACGCGCTGGCCGCGCTGGATCGGCTGGGCCGTGCCGCTTGGCGCATTCCTGATCGGCCTTACGCTGAATGAACTCGCAAGCGGACGGCGGCTCGACTTGTTGGCGTTCCCGCTTATCGGGATGCTGGCGTGGAATGCGCTGGTCTATTTCTGGATGCTGGTCACGCTGGTACCGCGTTCGAGCAAGGGCGGCCCCGGCGGCCTGTCGCGCGTGCTGGAACGGCTTGCCAGGCTGGGGCAGCGCGGGTTCGACAGGGCGACGCCTGTGTCGCGCGCGCTGGGCCGCTTTGCCACCGACTGGAGCGCAGCATCGGCGTCGCTCGCCGCCGCCCGTAGCGCGCGTATTCTGCATCTCTCCGCTGCGACCTTTGCGCTCGGCGTGGTGGCAGGCATCTATTTCCGCGCGCTGGGCATCGAATACCGCGCAGGATGGGAAAGCACGTTTCTTGGTCCGGAAAGCGTCCATGCGGCAATTTCCCTGGTTCTCGGCCCGGCGGCGGCCGTCACCGGACTGGTCATTCCCGATGTTGCAGGGATTGCAGCGATGCGCTGGACCGGCGCGGATAGCGGCTTGGACAGTGGGGGCGTGAATGCCGGGCCGTGGATAATCCTCACCACCGCAACCGTCATCGGCTTTGTCGTCATTCCGCGGCTTGTGCTGGCCCTGCTGGCGGCCGTAAAGACCTGGCGACGGCGCGACAGTTTCACCCTGCCGGAACGCGACGGTTTCTATTTCCGCCGCCTGCTGCGCGGCGCGCACGGCCGTGCCGGGCAAGTGCGCGTGACGCCATATGCCTATCACCCCGATGCAGGCGTGCGCGAGGTGCTGTCGGCGCTGACACAGGATGCGTTGGGGGACGGCACCGCGCTGCAATTCGACCCGCCGGTCGACTATGGGGCGGAAGATGACTGGCTGGCCGCGGCTGAGTTCGACGCGGACGATGATCATCACCTGCTGCTGTTCACGATTTCCTCCACTCCGGAACATGAAAACCATGGCGCGATTGCATCCGGGTTGCGCGATGCGCTGGCGGTGAAGCATCCGGGCACATTGGTGGGCGCAATTATCGATGAAAGCCCGTTCCGTGAACGGTTTGGCGATAACTCTGCCTCAAGCGCGAGGCTGGCAACACGCGGCGAGGCCTGGGATGCGGTTATGGGCCGCGCAGAATTGGCGTCGCTCCGCCTCGATCTTGCGGCAAGCGATCCGGAAAAGGCGCAGCTGATGGAAGATCTCGTAACTGGCAAGCGCCATCCCAGGGTAATTCCATGA
- a CDS encoding cupin domain-containing protein: MRLHGLEPAQFLRENWQKKPLLLRGAWPDWQNPVAPDDLAGLACEETMESRLVVQQGDALSVEHGPFDPGRFDTLGRSDWTLLVQGVDRIDPDVAAMIEPFRFIPDWRIDDVMVSFAAECGGVGAHFDAYDVFLVQGLGRRRWRIGQVCDADTPLLPHNDLKLLADFQPVAEYVLEPGDMLYVPPGIAHEGTALAGDGGGADEGCMTYSIGFRAPSDIELLADYTDDIVAESLAETRYTDPDLRCAINPGEIGEDAIDQMHAMVLARLQDRESFTQWLGANLSSGRHGPPDSDPDAVFHPATALMRNPESRFAYIAAGPDNVTLFVDGEAYECSGPCAEFAKRLCAASHGQLDDELLANAADRDLIEALLVSGALIPADDME; the protein is encoded by the coding sequence GTGAGGCTGCATGGGCTGGAGCCGGCACAATTCCTGCGCGAAAATTGGCAGAAGAAACCGCTGCTGCTGCGCGGTGCATGGCCAGACTGGCAGAACCCGGTCGCGCCGGACGATCTGGCCGGGCTAGCTTGCGAAGAAACCATGGAGTCACGGCTGGTGGTTCAGCAAGGCGATGCGCTGAGTGTCGAACACGGTCCGTTTGATCCTGGACGTTTCGATACGCTGGGGCGGAGCGACTGGACTTTATTGGTGCAAGGCGTGGACCGGATCGACCCGGATGTCGCCGCCATGATCGAACCGTTTCGCTTCATCCCCGACTGGCGGATCGACGATGTGATGGTCAGCTTTGCCGCGGAATGTGGCGGGGTGGGCGCGCATTTCGATGCGTATGATGTGTTTCTGGTGCAGGGCCTCGGCCGCCGCCGCTGGCGTATCGGGCAAGTGTGCGACGCTGACACGCCGTTGCTGCCGCATAATGATCTGAAACTGTTGGCTGACTTTCAGCCGGTCGCGGAATATGTGCTGGAGCCGGGCGACATGCTCTACGTACCGCCAGGCATTGCGCATGAAGGGACAGCACTGGCAGGCGATGGGGGTGGCGCGGACGAAGGCTGCATGACCTACTCGATCGGCTTCCGCGCGCCGTCGGACATCGAATTGCTGGCCGACTATACCGACGATATCGTCGCGGAATCCTTGGCAGAAACGCGCTACACTGACCCCGACCTGCGTTGCGCAATCAATCCGGGCGAGATCGGTGAAGACGCGATCGACCAGATGCACGCCATGGTGCTCGCCCGGTTACAGGATCGCGAAAGCTTCACGCAGTGGCTCGGCGCGAACCTGAGCTCCGGGAGGCATGGCCCGCCGGACAGCGATCCGGACGCTGTTTTCCACCCGGCAACTGCGCTGATGCGTAACCCCGAAAGCCGCTTCGCCTATATCGCGGCTGGACCGGACAATGTGACCTTGTTCGTGGATGGCGAGGCCTATGAATGCAGCGGGCCATGCGCCGAATTTGCAAAACGTCTCTGCGCTGCGTCGCACGGTCAGCTGGATGACGAGCTGCTTGCGAATGCGGCAGACCGCGATCTCATCGAGGCCCTACTGGTATCGGGCGCGCTGATTCCTGCGGACGATATGGAATGA